Proteins encoded within one genomic window of Streptomyces sp. NBC_01314:
- a CDS encoding TetR/AcrR family transcriptional regulator: protein MNQPLHRRQPTPGNPRVQRTRNRVLAVARELLPRVGPAGLTYALLAERAEVTRQTLYRHWPTRAALLFDLVLEGPDLGTYPEPGSDVGAVATAWLKSLRAGVSVPSVRTAALAVTAQADHDPDSARALVRIGEDRHTGFNRLLEPAGIQISDDEFTLLYGPVLARLFLDRGQVTDAFIDAVVAQWLTMLQPVGAPQDSQE from the coding sequence ATGAACCAGCCCCTGCACCGCCGTCAGCCGACCCCGGGCAATCCGCGCGTGCAGCGCACCCGCAACCGCGTGCTGGCCGTCGCGCGAGAACTGCTGCCCCGGGTCGGACCGGCCGGGCTGACCTATGCCCTGCTGGCCGAACGGGCGGAGGTCACTCGCCAGACCCTCTACCGGCACTGGCCCACCCGAGCCGCGCTGCTCTTCGACCTCGTCCTCGAAGGCCCCGACCTCGGGACCTACCCCGAACCGGGCAGCGACGTGGGCGCCGTGGCCACCGCCTGGCTGAAGAGCCTGCGTGCCGGCGTCAGCGTGCCGTCCGTGCGCACCGCGGCACTGGCCGTCACCGCTCAGGCCGACCACGACCCCGACAGTGCCAGGGCACTCGTCCGCATCGGCGAAGACCGCCACACCGGCTTCAACAGGCTGCTGGAGCCTGCGGGCATCCAGATCAGCGACGACGAGTTCACCCTGCTGTACGGGCCCGTCCTCGCCCGGCTCTTCCTCGACCGCGGCCAGGTCACCGACGCCTTCATCGACGCCGTCGTGGCCCAGTGGCTCACCATGCTGCAGCCTGTCGGCGCACCGCAGGACTCGCAGGAGTAG